In Candidatus Zixiibacteriota bacterium, the genomic stretch TTCCGCTGATTCGATAGAACAAATCACGACGGAAACTCCCTTTCTCAACCATCAGTTCCAGATTCTGGTTGGTTGCCGACACTAGCAGGATGTCCAGTTTGATCTCAGTAGTGGACCCGATTGGGATTACCCGACGAGTTTCCAGAACGCCAAGCAGCTTACTCTGCAACGAGAGTGGCAGGTCACCTATCTCGTCGAGATAAAGCACTCCGCCGTTGGCCGAGGTCAGCAATCCCGGTTTGTCCTTGTCAGCACCCGTAAAAGCACCCTTGTGATAGCCGAACAACTCGGATTCAAGCAGAGTTTCGGGTATTGAAGCGCAGTTTACCGCCACAAAGGGACCATCGGGTCGGACCACGGAACGGAAATACCGCGCCATGTGATCCTTGCCGGTGCCAGTCTGACCGGTGAGCATCATCGGTAGATTCGAACGGCCGATTAGCGACAGCTGTTTTTTAAAGCTCTCGATCTCCGGGCAGGAAGTGAGAAACTCTGCCTTGCCGGCATTGCTGGTCGGTGCCTGATTGAGCTTATTTTGGTCGAGATCAGAATCTGTATCGGCGATCAGTCGCTGGATACGATCGACAACGTTGGTGATACCATCACGTCGATAAAACTCCTCAGCCCGGAAGAGATAGGTCAGTCGCTGACGCCGGGTGAATACTTTCGTCCGACCAGCGGCAATCAGAGTCTCCGCCTGAGCCACGCAAATACCGGATTCTGCCAACAGATCAAGCGATCTGCCATAATGATTGCGTGCATCCGACTCGTTGTCCTGAATCTCGGCAACCTGAGCTCTCAGACGCCAGAGCGCGCCAACTTCTTCGGTCACACCAGCCTTGTCCATAATGACCATAGCCCGCGCCACATAGCGCTGCGCCATCGGTAAGTTGCTCGACAAAACGGCAACTTCGGCCAGATGCCTGAGCACACGACCGGTCAGAGTGGTCTCCGGATCGATCTTCTCGGTTATTGCCAAGGCCTGTTCAAGAATATCCCTAGCCGCACCTAATTCGCCGGAGCGATATTTCAGTTCGCCAAGATAAGTCAGGTACATAACCTCATCGCGACGACAGTCGCATTGAACCAGTTGCTCACGAGCATTGTTGAGAGCGATTTCTGCGTCATCGAATCGGTCAGTCAGAATGTGAACATAGCCCAGCGACATATAAGCCCGGGGCAGCTCCTGAGTCTGACCGAGTTCTTCCGATAGTTCGATATTGATCTGCAAGTGACTACAGGCTTTTTCAAAATCTCCTACAAATGTGTGAATACGACCAATGTTACCCATCATGAAGGCCAGCTTGTGGCGATCATTGAGTCGACGGGCAATGTCTACTGCATCCATAAGGACGGTCAGAGCTTGGCTGAAGTCCGACTGCTTAAAAAACAGTCCGGCTAACAGGTTGAGCGCCCGACTCTGTCCCTCGGGACAGTCATTCCTGCGGAAAATTGATTCCGCATCACGAAAGGCCTTTTCCGCTTCCCTTAGTTCTCCCAGGTTGCGTAGTATCCCCCCGATTACTACAAAAGTTTCCGCCAATTCACGGCTGTCGCCAAACTCCGCCTGGAGAGTTTGAGCCGTTCGGGCGGTTCGCAACGCAACCGGGTAATCTGCGAGGGAAGCATAGGCCGTGGCGGCGAGACGCATAACTAGCGCCGCGCCCGGGCCGCCAGCACAGTCCAGTTCACTACGATTGTCCTCGTAGCAACTGATTGCGCTGGCGAAATCCCGCGAGGTAATCAATGACTCAAGATAGTGAGCCATTGCCTCGTGTATTCCACTGGCATTGTTTTCCATTTTCCTCATCGCGTGTTACCCTTAATTACTGGAAGTTGTGGTCGCGGATTGTCCAATCTCCTCGTTCAAAGTACCGGTCTCCCCGGAAATATCATCTGAAATAGTGATATCATCTTTGGGGTCATCAACGAACCAGATATTGATGATGAATTTCCACAGGAAAACATCATAGATGTTATTGCCTGCGATACAACCAAGTTCGCCTCCCCCGGATGAGGAAATTATGACCGAACCTCCATCCCAGACACTCTCACCACCCCACGGGTGGTCGTCGCCAGTTCCGTCAATTGCTCTGTATCCTTGAGGATTCTGACGCGCTTCGGTATTACCGAGCGGAATTGCAATTAGTATCAGCACTACGGCCAATACAAAGATCAGTTGCTTCATCACATACTCCTTGGTTTAGAAATGCATGAACATATTTATCTTGTACAAAAACAGTCGGGGTTCGGGGTATAAGTCAGGTGGGGTTAGAATACTTAGTACCTCCACAGTACGATAAGGCATAACTACCATGCTGTCAACCTCTTTCTCTAATTCCGGAGCGAGTGGTTGTACAACTCCATGACAAACAATCTTGCATCAAAAAAGGTCAACGGCTAAGTTCAATACGAACCGAGTCTTGCTATGAGCACCCGGTAATCATACATGTGTAGTCCAAATCGTTGGACTCTGACACAGAAAGATTGCGATATGCGAACGATCTGTATTTTCATGATAGCAGCAACAGCTCTTGCAATGGTAACACTGCTTTCGTGTGGAAGTGGTGATGGTAGCGACAATAATGACGTTATTGGCGGTGGCAACGGCGGGAACCCAATAGATCCGGACCAGATTCATCCCGGAAACGGGATTTTCCCAATTGCAGTCAGCTACGCGACGGCCAAGTACCCGTTATCTGTCTTTGCCTCTGATTTTAACGGCGATGGTGACAAAGATCTCGCTGTAGCGAGCGAACTGGGAAACAGCGTTACGATCCTGGACAATTCCGGAAATGGGACGTTTGCCTCCGGCTTCAACGTTATGGCCGGGAAAAAAGCATACTCGGTTTTTATGTCTGATCTCGACGGTGACGGTGACAGTGACTTGGCTGTCGCAAACAAGGAGAGCGACAACGTATCGATCCTAACCGGTGATGGTGATGGAACATTTGCCGTGGCTGTTAATTACCATGCGGGAAACAGTGCCTGCTGTATTGTCGGTGGTGACCTTGACGGTGATGGAGATATCGACCTGGCCGTCGCCAATTATGATTCCGACAACGTATCTATTTTGATGAACGATGGCGATGCAACATTCGCGAGCGCGGTCAACTACGGAGTTGGTGATTACCCTTACTCCGTCGCCATCTCTGATCTGGACGGCGATGGTGACCTTGATCTGGCATCGCCCTGCTGGGGAGACGACAAAGTTTCTGTGTTGAAAAACAACGGTGACGGAACCTTCGCTCCGGCAGCGAAGTTTGACACCGGGACCGATCCCTTCTCTATCTGTGCCGCTGATCTTGATGGTGATGGAGATATCGACCTGGCCACCGCCAGTTACGGCTATACTGTGAATGATGTATCGGTCCTAAAGAACAACGGAGATGCAACTTTTGGTGCGGCCGTGAATTACGAAACCGGAGACAACCCACAATTCATTTGTGCTGCTGATCTTGACGGCGACAAAGATATTGATCTGGTGGTAGCTAATAAGGATTCCAATGACATATCAGTTCTGAAGAACAACAGTAATGGAACATTTTCAGCCGCTGTCAACTACAACGCAGGCAATGGACCAAGTGGCGTGTTCGCTTCGGACCTGGATGGTGATGGAGATTTGGATCTGGCCGTCGCCAATGCTTTGGCCGATAGCGTCTCAATCCTTATGAATGAAAAGTAGCCAGCTGAGTATTGTAGTTCTCTTAAGTAAGGTAGGAGCACTGCGCACCTGCCGGCTGAAATGTCCAGTGTTATGGCAAGGGAGCCAAGGGGTGAGTCGTATTGGAATGTGCGTTCCGGATTACAAATGGGCTATTGCCATACTCGATTACTCAATGGATATTACTGGATGCAAATTGGTTACATTATGAAAATCACTACTGGATTCTTAGTCGCAATTATCGGGCTGGTTGCCGGGCTATCAGTGTTGGGGTGCTGGCAGTCAGATGAAGAAATCGCTCTTCGCAAATTCCCCTACCCATACCGGGCTGCTCTGTCTATTTGCTCGGATATTGACCGAACCACAAGCATCGAAAAATTCCTTGAAATACAGGAGTTCCTAAATTCGGACAAGGTAACAGCATATGGCTCAGGGCTTGGTCTCGACATCGGTAACTCGTTTTGGTTCTACAATCAATACTACCAGAAGCGAATGGAATTGCCTGCCTCTGATTCCTTGTCTGGGGAGGAAGCTACTTTTGATCCCAATCTGGGGATCTCGCTGTTTGTCGGAACTAGTGATAGTTTGTGGTCGCACGCAGGTACTATGGTGAGCCTCATAAGATCCGGTCACCTTGATTGCCTGCACAGTTATGGGCATTTCCAAGAAAACGGGTTCAGTCGTGAGCTGGCCATTCAAGCGATTGACCTGTTCGAAAGCGAGTCACTTGCCGTCGATGTATTCATCAATCATGGGGCTGAGGAAAACCAGAACAATATTGGCGAGGCGTCATGGTTCCTCGGAGATAACCCTTCAACGGACATTTATCATGCCG encodes the following:
- a CDS encoding VCBS repeat-containing protein, which produces MRTICIFMIAATALAMVTLLSCGSGDGSDNNDVIGGGNGGNPIDPDQIHPGNGIFPIAVSYATAKYPLSVFASDFNGDGDKDLAVASELGNSVTILDNSGNGTFASGFNVMAGKKAYSVFMSDLDGDGDSDLAVANKESDNVSILTGDGDGTFAVAVNYHAGNSACCIVGGDLDGDGDIDLAVANYDSDNVSILMNDGDATFASAVNYGVGDYPYSVAISDLDGDGDLDLASPCWGDDKVSVLKNNGDGTFAPAAKFDTGTDPFSICAADLDGDGDIDLATASYGYTVNDVSVLKNNGDATFGAAVNYETGDNPQFICAADLDGDKDIDLVVANKDSNDISVLKNNSNGTFSAAVNYNAGNGPSGVFASDLDGDGDLDLAVANALADSVSILMNEK
- a CDS encoding sigma 54-interacting transcriptional regulator is translated as MRKMENNASGIHEAMAHYLESLITSRDFASAISCYEDNRSELDCAGGPGAALVMRLAATAYASLADYPVALRTARTAQTLQAEFGDSRELAETFVVIGGILRNLGELREAEKAFRDAESIFRRNDCPEGQSRALNLLAGLFFKQSDFSQALTVLMDAVDIARRLNDRHKLAFMMGNIGRIHTFVGDFEKACSHLQINIELSEELGQTQELPRAYMSLGYVHILTDRFDDAEIALNNAREQLVQCDCRRDEVMYLTYLGELKYRSGELGAARDILEQALAITEKIDPETTLTGRVLRHLAEVAVLSSNLPMAQRYVARAMVIMDKAGVTEEVGALWRLRAQVAEIQDNESDARNHYGRSLDLLAESGICVAQAETLIAAGRTKVFTRRQRLTYLFRAEEFYRRDGITNVVDRIQRLIADTDSDLDQNKLNQAPTSNAGKAEFLTSCPEIESFKKQLSLIGRSNLPMMLTGQTGTGKDHMARYFRSVVRPDGPFVAVNCASIPETLLESELFGYHKGAFTGADKDKPGLLTSANGGVLYLDEIGDLPLSLQSKLLGVLETRRVIPIGSTTEIKLDILLVSATNQNLELMVEKGSFRRDLFYRISGISFHIPSLKRRKEDIPLLLNHFLSQCSLTDDGKIPTELVHLFVKYDWPGNVRELVNKIKRLEVMAAMVTEGDLIELSRSIFSADQPRGEKSLFERVEQFERRLINEALLASGGNKSRAARILGIHEATVRTKLKRYGISCEGGVVN